Within the Prochlorococcus sp. MIT 1300 genome, the region AAAGAATTGATCCAGCAAGGACTTGATCTGCTGCTCCTCTAAAAAGCCTCTTATCTGGTAATTTTTGAGAACCTGCCGATTTAACAATGGACCCATGGCGTTCTTTTAGCAACTGTGCATAGGTTCTCGCTGCAATGCCTAATGCTTTATCAAAGTCAACCTTCGCGACTCTTGCATTGCAAAGATAGGAAGTTCCTATACTTCTATACAAACGAATATCAGAATCGGTTGCAGGTCCAGGTTTCGAAGAGGTCTTTGAACAGGACCCTAGTCCTAAAAGGGCTAAAGCTATAGGAGCTAATAAAACATTGCGGAGGTGAGTGCTGGATTTCCTCAAAAGAGTAAATGTGATGTGATTTACTTAAATTTTAACCAATCCAGAAGCCTTTTTTTTAAAAGAGTTGGATTTTTCTTTACTTGTTCAATTATTACCAAAAATCAGTTCAAAGTTGAGAAATTAGGATCCTGGACTATAAATTACTAGAAGCAACAACTTAACAGCCTTGTAAAACGAAGATGGGTATACCAAAAGACTGTTCTGTTTTTTCTAAAGTAAATTTTATTGACCCTTTGCCACCACTTATATTCTTGCTGATAACTGTATCCTCCCAAAGGATGTCAATGTTATATTCACCATAAATTAAACCATAAATTCCGTTTGATTCACCTTCACTACCAGAGACATAATTACTATATTTAAGTTTCCTCAATCTTCCGTCAAGCTTCATAACTACTGTTCTATTTTTCTCATATAATGGATAATACCAAGCGACATAAGGTAGTCCATTCCACTCATAACTTCTAGGCTTATACGCGCCACCCTGACAGGATCTAACCATTCCTATTTCTTTTGGATTAAAACCTTCAACGGTAGGCAAGGAGTAAGCAGAAGTAATCAAAAATGGTGCACTAAAAATAAGAAGCCCTGAAGTTAATAACGTCCTGAATTTGGTTATAAGCCATGAATAAGCGGAGTGCATTTCAAAAAAGACTGGTCTTTTGTCTGATTTCATTGAAATTGTCCTCAAATGCCTTTCCGATATGAGCTAAGTGAACAAAGCACTCAGACAAAAGTCTGTGATAGACGAAGATATAACGAAACTCGCTTCTTTAGGTGTAACTGAAATTGTTAGCTGAGCCAACAATTCCTCGCTAAAAAATTAGGAAAAGTGAATTTTCGGGAAAAATTAGGTTAGGAAAGAGCTTTATAGGATTAAATGTATCTACCGATACATAATTCAGGAGGCTTTGGATGGCTTCAGATAATTCCAAGGCAAAGGGTATGAACTTAATCCCTGTTCAGAGGAAGACAACTTTAAAGTGGAGTTCAAATGGAGAGCTATCAGCAATAGATATGGCAAGAATCCTTGACCAATTAACTGATAGGGAGCTCACTGAATGCGATTTGACCTGCGAATTGGAGAGTGAAGACCAAGTTAGCTGATTTGAAAGAGAAGAGATGACAGGCGGGCGATCAAAACTTCCTTTTCCCCTTCTTAGAAAACCTTTGTCCGTTTGGCCGTTGGTACACCTCCTCGATTATTTCTCCATTATCAATAATTACAGTAACCAATTGAGCTTCTACAAATGAAGTTGGCGCATCATCCTTTCCCTTAGGTGGATGAATAGGGTTTGTAGTGGACTTACTAGAGAGATTGGACTCTTTGGCAACCAATTGTGTTTTTTTATGCGATTGACTGCTCAACCACCAAACGAAGAGAAAGCCGACTACCAAAAGGGAATAGAGAATTACCATCACTGATCGATTGGGTATTACAAGTAAAGCAAAAAGCCTTAGATCAATCCACCTTTGAAAGTCTTTATATAGCGATAATAAAGTCTATAGAGGTCGAGTTGTCATAAAGTCTAGAAGTAACGTCAAACAAGGCAAAGAATAGATTTTCACCAAAATTACTTTGTTACTGTAGTTATATCAAATGCCTCATTGGAAATTGCAATATCAAAATGCTGTTTTAATTTATTCACCTACCTGATACGCAAATCCATCGATTATCGAAATTCCAAACTGGCTTATAAATCTCCTTAGTGATCTCAAGCCCAGCAGCCTTACACTGTGCCAAGGTTTTCATTGGAATTGCATAGACAGATGGACTTGTGATCCCACTTACCGAAGCCTTACCACCTGGGCCTTGTCTATAACTACCAATCACAAGCCAATAATCTGCCTTCACTTGGGAAGGGAATGATAGAGAAGCTAAAAGAGAAATCAATAATGAGGCCAGAGTTCGTTTTTGCATGGATTAAGTACAGATATGTTTATTATGCGATGAAAAAGAATTATTGAAAATATAAACCGCTAACTGAGAAGGGGATGGCATCCATATGGAAATATTTAAAGGAAGAAATTTTAGGTTTATTATTTTGGTAAAAACAGCAAAAAGTCCAATGTTAGCAGTGCAATATAAGAATTTAAGCTAAAAAAGATAATTACAAAGTAAATTTAGTTTTTCTGTGAAATCAACATTCGTTGAACCAGACAAGAATGGAAATATTCAAAAGAAACGCAAAAGACAAAAAAGGCAGGGCATAGGCCCTGCCTTCAAGAAAAACATAAAGTCGGTTTTTAGACCTTTATTTATCTGATGGGTCATTAAGACCGTAGAAAATAAATTGGGAAACTTGAATCAGAGCGATTGCTCCGAAAGCGGCTGCTAGAGGCTGGAAACCTCCTATCGCTATCGTTGCGAAGAAGTCTGTTGAGGGAATCATTGCTTACGGGTGGAGGTTAAAGCGATGTACTTATAACGCACAAGGACCAACCACGGCTGACACATTGGCTATTTCGATACTGACGTTAATAAGATTCGTTGGCAACGAAGGCATTCCAAACTGGTCAAAGCTGCAAAGACAGGCTTCAAAACAAGTTCTACAGGCATTTTGTGGTGCTCTTAACCATTCGCAGAGCCCCTCGTTGGTATTAGGCCTCAAATCAATGGGAATCGAAATAGTGGTTGTACTTGCCCCTAACGGTCATAATCCCTTGCCCAGGAATACTCAGTAGACGTTTCAGGACCTTCACTTGGTGGAGGAGACTGCGCAAAAACTATGGGAGCCAATCCAATATCTTTTCCAAACGGAACAGAGCAAGATGATTGGAGCATTCCTAAAAAGAGGGTCTTTAACATTGTTGAATAAACTGTTTTCTCAGCTAAACGCATCTAGAAATAAAAGGCGATAAGAACTATTACTCAGAAATAAAAAGAGAAAACTCTTAAGGTAGTAAATTGTAAAAAATTAATATCTATCTTCTAACATTACTGATACACATATTTAACTACACGAACTACTTGAAAAGTTTATAGTGACTAAGATGTCTGGATGAAGTAATTATTAAAACTTTTCTTCTTTTTCGCTTCCTCCCACAAATACAAAAGGGTATAGGGTGAAAGGGCAATGCCCAAAAAAGGAATAATTAGATGCTTTAGGGTCATTGAACTAATTGCCATCTTCTATTTGATAGCAAAAAGTCATGAGAATAGGAATAGAGGGCCAAGTAAAGAAATGCTTAAGTATTATTGGTTAGAACCCTTTAAACCCTTGCCTGAAGCTCTTTTAAAGATTATTGGTAGCTCGAAAGTATGAGACACCCAAAGTACACAAAGATTTAATTGCAAAAGTGGTGTCTTTCCATTTGATATATCTAATGTTGTTTTATAGCCAATTAAACGAGTATCAACACAATGGATCCCCTACTCCAATATGGTCCAAGCGAATATGGTGGCCCGGGTCCTCTCACAATTGCATTAGTTGTAATAGGAATACTTCTTGGGTCTTGGTTGTTTGGCGCAGCTTTGGCTTTTCTTTCCAAGGGGAGCGCCCAGAGGCCGAATGACAAGGATAAATCTGAATGAATCGCACACCTAACTGGGACTTATTTCAAAAAAAGCTCAAGGGTTCCTAAAAAAGAAAAGCGATTGCGAATCAGAATCGAGGATTATCTCTATATGTCTTGACAGAAGGTTTTTATTAAGTTAACAAAAGAGTATATTACACATTTTATTATCTTAGTAAAGCTAATCACTCTTATGGCTTTCATCTCTTAAAATTTTTATAAGATAAATTCCTTTCTGGCCCCTTCTAAATAGATACTGGAGATATCTCAGAGAATTTCACAAGCTATAAATTGAGATTCTCCACCAAAATTCCTTTTCAGCCTTTCAGGCAATAACAGCATGAAAGAAATCAATTCAGACGAAATTCCAAGTTCAAAGGATCCCTGGTCTCCTTCTACCCAAGAGAATTCATCAAGCAACAATCCGGAAGGCATAGAAATTCAAGAAGAAAGCAGCACTAATTCCCAGTCTCAATCCATTTCAGAAGTTCTAGATAGCCCTAAGCCAGACTCTGAGCCCCTTGTTGATTCCGAACCTATAGACACTCCTCCTCTACCTGTCTCTGAGCCCCTTGTTGATTCCGAACCTATAGACACTCCTCCTCTACCTGTCTCTGAGCCCCTTGTTGATTCCGAACCTATAGACACTCCTCCTCTACCTGTCTCTGAGCCCCTTGTTGATTCCGAACCTATAGACACTCCTCCTCTACCTGTCTCTGAGCCCCTTGTTGATTCCGAACCTATAGACACTCCTCCTCTACCTGTCTCTGAGCCCCTTGTTGATTCCGAACCTATAGACACTCCTCCTCTACCTGTCTCTGAGCCCCTTGTTGAAACAGATTTAACAAGTAAATCAGGCTTTACCCCACTCAATGAACCTTCATCATTTATGCAAATTGACCTGAACCGAGAGAATCAACTTGCAAGAAAACCCATTATCCCGAAAAGTTTTACAGATACAAAATCAGTATTGCAAGTAATTGGTGCTCTTGTTGCAATTTTATTACTTAGACTAATCTATATATTATTAACAGAGTTCTAAACAATTTTGATAGCCTTAAAGCTAGTCGTGGCCTCCATTACAAGCCTTAACATAATCAGGAAGTATCTGAGAATCCGAATTCATTTGTCGTGAAAGTTTCTCAATACATTGATTCTGAGTTTCTGCCCATTCAGAGATTGGGGCCAACTTTGATACCCCAAAAACAAGTGAAAAGGTACTAACTGTTGCCAGAAAAGGATAAAAATAATTTTTACCCTTTGCCATAGTATCTGAATGTAATTTTTCTTCGTTTTTTTGTTCTTTCATTTTCTCAGATAAGGATTCAATAGGTTTTGGGCTCACTTCTTTTTGTGAGGGCTTAGGTTTTGTGAACTGAGTTTCTGCTGGGGAGACAGGTTTAGGTATTTGCTCTTTTGAGCGTCTTAGAGAATCTGAAACTGTAATTGCAAGAGATACAGTCGCTACAAACAAAGCTCTCACGCCTGAAAGAGCTTCCTTGAGCTCCCGCGCAAGACGCTTTCTTTTAGAAGTCGTATTGGAAGGGGGTGTCTGAGTCATGCTTCTTTTTAGCGTTTAATCCATCTATGCGCGAGTTTTGTTTGCTGAAAATTAGCTAAATAGTTTGAAGCTATTTCCTAATGATTAATAAAGATTGGTCTTAATCACTGTTGCACAAGCATCCTAAGGGGACTATCTAAGAATAGTAACCTTAAATTTAGATCATGAAATTTTCTAAGAAAATTGCGTTAGCAATTCTAATTTGCTGTTCAGCTTGTTCAAATACTAATGCCCCAACTACTGAAAGTAGAAAGTCTCTAACAGAGATCAATTCGGAGTTGGGCCGAATAGAAGAAGCAATCCAACGCGGTAATATCAAAGAAGCATGCAAACTAAATGTTCAACTCACAAAAAACATAGATATCACTAGCGGACTTTCAGAAGGGTCTTTGAAATCAATCAAAGCAATTCAAGTTAAATGTAAAACAAGAACAATTTCAATTCAAGTAAATAACGACTAGCACACCCCTGCAACACTTACAGATCAAACGCTAGTTATATATACTTCCCAGAAAACACCTAAGAGTAAACACAGATGCTCTCTAAGTAAATCCTTGCTAAAAAGCTAAAAGCGGACTTTTGCTAATCAAGTTCAGAAAAGTAAAAACAAACTTTTTCTTCAAAGTACGCCATAGTTTTTTTCCGGAAGATTGCTATGCAAACCACCACTACCAACTCAAAGATTGATTCATCAGATGCTTATAAAAAGACTGCACCAAATCAGGACTTCAATAAAAGACGAAGATTGGAAATAAAAAGGCGTCAAGGACTTTTAACCTATAGAAGAGAACGACTTGAAAGGGAATTACATGCAATAGAAATTTGCCTAACCTCATTAGACAAACAACTACAAAAAGAACATACATACGAACAATTATCAATCTATAAAACATAAGGTCATGTTTAGTAATATATACCACTGCCTTGTAAAATTTATCTGACAACAAAATTTTATAACTAGAGTTAATACCACGCCTAGAAGCACATATTTTTAGTGCTTAGTACTCATGGCAATTATCCTCTTGTTCAGTAAATTTATTGCAATAACCGGGTGATGGGGAACAGTCGGTTATTACACCATGTTTATAAAGTTAAACAGGTGTATCAACTACTGCCAGGGAGATGAGTATGTCTTTCCAAAAGCTCAGTCAAGTTGAAATAATCCATGGACGGGCGGCATGGACATGCTTAGCACTATTAGCAGTACATCAAATCTTCAAACATTTAATTAATTAGGTGCTCACAATAAATAAATATGTTTATTTCATATCGAATGGCTCAAAATAAATGCCTTAAATATTGATAAATAAAACATAAATATTTAATCAAGCTATAAGCGACATCCCAATTGAATCAGGCCTCTGTCCAGCAGCCTGCCAAGCTTTAGAGCAGTGGCTTCCTCAAGCCTTGAAAACTCAGATTGATGAGTTACAACCCAAGACATCTCATCCGGTGTAATAACGCCAGTAGAAACAGACTCAAGGAAAAGGCTACCTAGGTTCATTAGTGGGATAAGGAGAAACAACAAGGTTTTTCTTTAAAACCACCGACTGATCCCCATCACCCGGTCGTTTGAACGACAATAGTCTTCTTTAGCCAAAACGTCATGAGTAGTAAACACTATATATAGACCCTAGGCGCAACTCAAAATCAAAACAGCTCTATTTATGGGGGCTTGTCTTTTATCCACAGAACAACCTAGGCAATAAGATCGCCATCACAGGGGCCAAGGAATCCACGCAAGGGTCTTTTTTCGACAACTCATAGAAGCTGGTATTAAAATTATGAAGACACTGGACTTAGCGGCTAGTTCGTGGGAAATAAAGGCAAGGGGGGTAAACGAATAAGAAGACTATAGAAACCCTAGAGAAAAATTAAGGCAAGATAAACAAAGGGCTTTGCCTGATGTTTCTTAAAATAATACAAGGAACATATCAGGGACTATATACAAAGAGCGATCGACTACCTACTCCTAACAGATTTAACAATCGCACCTTTAAGCTCTTCCGGAACATCAAGGCCAAATTCTGCCAAGAGGTCCTTGAGAAGGGCCCTATTTCTATGTTGCTTGGATGCTTGCTGCCTAGCAAAAAGAGCAATTCCCAAGCCAATAAAAGTTGCAATAGTACAAGTAGTC harbors:
- a CDS encoding cAMP phosphodiesterase; amino-acid sequence: MRKSSTHLRNVLLAPIALALLGLGSCSKTSSKPGPATDSDIRLYRSIGTSYLCNARVAKVDFDKALGIAARTYAQLLKERHGSIVKSAGSQKLPDKRLFRGAADQVLAGSILFCPKLVPEDVKTRVNETLSQQKNNTNTK
- a CDS encoding lactate dehydrogenase, translated to MQTTTTNSKIDSSDAYKKTAPNQDFNKRRRLEIKRRQGLLTYRRERLERELHAIEICLTSLDKQLQKEHTYEQLSIYKT